In Holophagales bacterium, one DNA window encodes the following:
- a CDS encoding caspase family protein — protein sequence MPKGIAITIGLNSVDPQHYAGWSGDLVACESDARDMALLAKNRGMNVSSLLTADATRERVAAAVRKAATTLTHGDFFLLTYSGHGGQVPDLNSDEDDGQDETWCLFDGELIDDEIFKLLSLFAAGIRVVVLSDSCHSGSVVKMNHYLGKGIAAASAKDGPRYRAMPLLIARRTFEQNRAFYEPILQSHDLAKAQASVKASVLLLSGCQDNQLSSDGAFNGLFTGTLLSVWNSGKFKGTYREFHKAIRQRMPPDQTPNYFWVPADDKSFEKQQPFTV from the coding sequence ATGCCCAAGGGCATCGCGATCACGATCGGCCTCAATTCTGTCGATCCTCAGCACTACGCCGGCTGGTCGGGCGACCTCGTCGCCTGCGAGTCGGATGCACGGGACATGGCCCTGTTGGCAAAGAACAGGGGCATGAACGTGTCGAGCCTTCTGACCGCCGATGCGACTCGCGAGCGCGTCGCCGCAGCCGTACGAAAGGCGGCGACGACGCTCACGCACGGCGACTTCTTCCTGCTTACCTACTCCGGCCATGGGGGGCAGGTGCCTGACCTCAACAGCGACGAAGACGACGGACAGGACGAAACGTGGTGTCTCTTCGACGGCGAGCTCATCGACGACGAGATCTTCAAACTGCTCTCGCTCTTCGCCGCCGGCATACGTGTGGTCGTCCTCTCCGACTCCTGCCATAGCGGAAGCGTTGTGAAGATGAATCATTACCTCGGCAAGGGCATCGCCGCCGCCTCGGCCAAGGATGGGCCGCGATACCGCGCCATGCCACTGCTCATCGCCCGGCGCACCTTCGAACAGAACCGCGCCTTCTACGAGCCGATCCTCCAGAGCCACGATCTCGCCAAGGCGCAGGCAAGCGTCAAGGCCTCGGTTCTCCTGCTGTCCGGCTGCCAGGACAACCAGCTCTCGTCGGACGGCGCGTTCAACGGCCTCTTCACCGGAACTCTCCTGTCCGTGTGGAACTCCGGCAAGTTCAAGGGAACGTATCGCGAGTTCCACAAAGCAATTCGCCAGCGCATGCCACCGGACCAGACTCCCAATTA